From the genome of Erinaceus europaeus chromosome 1, mEriEur2.1, whole genome shotgun sequence:
tttacagtcaacaatatttatacccctttcccatattagggagctattttcttttctgatccagctttctgatgcttttcccagccatgacatcatctccccagacaatgacctgCATGTCATTGAGATTTCTATAGGACTTCCACTGATACTACAGTAATATAAGCCAATGAGAAATCAGTGAAGTAGATTTTTTCAAAATATACACTTACTCATAAATTTGTTTAGAagcatttattattcttttagtgatttaacagtggtttacataaGAAAGTTTTTTTATGATAAGCAGTTATCCAACTAGCTACTAAAgggcaagggagaaagagacattgtATGAGGGATCCTTGGCCTCTTAGAGGCAGAGCAATTAGCCCACTGCTTGTTACAGAATTGATCTTATAAATTAACAGGGTTTTTCTGGGTTTTTGTGTTCCATCACTTTATGCTTGCATGTCATATCATCCAGGATGACCATACACTTCTGATGGTTATAAGCCATTGTTATTGCAGTGGTGTGATTGAGACAAGAGCGAGGTTTGTCAGAACACTCAAGATACAGAGCCACCATAGGAATACCTTTCTTCCCTAAGTAGCCACATCCCAGCTCTCTGGAATGCCAACCAGCCCCCACCAATTTCTCATTCCTCTTTGACTGATAACCCCAAAGTGTCACCTTCAGGGACCAGGACCCAAACACACAGACCTGCTCTTAGAACACACTGATATCATTCTCCAACTCCATCCAACATGGATAGAGAACAGCAGGAAAGGCTGACAACCCTCTGCAGGGCCAAGCAGCTTGTTTCAGCCTGACTCTTCTAGCTCTTCCTGCTCAGGAGTGGTCAGCTGTACTGCTGCCTGATTGCTTCATGAGAGAGATGTACAACACTGACATGGAGGCCAGTTTGAAGAACATGGCTATCCCAGGAATGAAGCCTCATTCTAGGGTGAGACAAGGACTCACATGCAGAAGCTGATGGAAACCAGAACATTTCCCTGGAAAAATCAGCCTATACACTCTAGAGTGAAAACAACTTTAGGACCCACTGTCTTCTTTGTtattaaaattcgtaggctccagctggccaggctagcttcacgggcgggtaacagagacgaccagagacatacggctgggcagggaagctgtatttctttatttaggaacaacgattcataaactaaaccaaactaatcaccaaacagaactctgctgtctctttgcggcggcgcaagcactctctctaactctgcaactctggaactctggaactctgtcggggttccttggggtggggccaagcggcccgcgaaattagcaggactgatccaattctcttggcgggggagatctagaacaacccaatgtaaagcatacaagaCTTCTTCAAACCTATCTATAAACCCCTGATTGATACTGCCTATtccaaaagtaaacaaaaaaaaatcagcaaaagcATATGTTTGTTTTGTGTGATAATGTCTTCCACAGgatactttaaatttttaatagaTAAGGACTTATCAATGTTTTCTCCAAAAGTTCATGTGACAAAAACAGAGCACTGGCAAAAGTAGGACTTTTTAAGTTACCACTGTAAAAGGCCTTACCAGTGGAATGGCCTAACAAGAGTGGCCCAGTCTATCAAATTCAGTTTCCATTATCACTGTGTGGCTTAAGATCTAGATACTAGGACCCCATcatatgtcttggagccctgtgtgcccagagccctgccccactaggaaaagagagagacaggctgggattatgggtccacctgtcaacaccatgttcagcagagaagcaattacagaagccagaaaggtGTCACTAGAGTAATGAGGATGacgggttgacatcccatgcctgatgtctctggacacagtctgaagtgaagcatgctgaggtggtactcgttgtgctgattaggttgggatcggcggaggcaatatcagttggtatgaactgcatgcaggaaagtgagccccaccctaaggttctagggggaaatataggctctaaagaggaagcgggagcttcctgctgtcttagggtttaagaagacaatagatagttattgctatactcacattatttggcaattggattaactttgaaatatgcctttgttaggatttgctgtatcatacacaacatcaccatcatttatgtcctttgaaattatttgcatgtagctgtgccaccggttgcttctgttttccctggtctaagtttttaagagagtcaacatatcaaagactcagcctatgtattaaaaagactctgtgatttaaaaagtttgagacattcaatcaaattacccctctcatattaattaaatagtgatttatatgactacaaattgataggagtgtacataaacaccattctcaccaccaaaactgtgtcccatcccactccccttcccccctccctaccctgtgaagctgaatatccaccctcaccctcaacccagggtgttttactttggtgccctactccaaaacaTTATAGTCTTATATTGaaacaaaactaacaaacaaTATAGATACTACTCTAAGAGAATGAAAGTTATCTAATAACTCTAAAAGGATATTTGTTTAAGACTTGTAGCTGGgtttcaagaaaaataaaaaagagttgcATAAAATATTCACATTTAGTAATTATAGTAAGATAACTCTGAacagaatgaataaatattcatGCAGTCAATATAATCATGTTGTCAGCAGAGAGGAATATTCTGACTCCAGACTGAATATCAGTAATTGCACCAGACATGGGAGAAATGGAATTGACATAGAAAGGTATTGcatgctaataatcaaaatatataaagatctcaccaaactcagcaataagaaaacaaacaaatcccatctaaaaatggggaggggatatgaaaagaacattctccatagaagtgatccaaaaggctaataaatataaaatctagaAGAATCAAAATGAATAGTACCTCTCCCAGATTCCTGAAAAACTGACCATGGATGGTACTCATATATTTTTCAGATTCACAATCTCTCCAGGATATTCTCCTtttgattttaaatatatttcccaCTGTTGTACACTTATTAGCTCTTGATTATTCACATGTGCATGTGAGTTTGTACAGATTTCACTAAACCCGCTACTAAAGTTTCAGACCAGCAATATCCATACAGCAAATGCTGAGAATTTGTATTACTAATGAACCGAATTCCTTTATTTTACTACATCTCTATAATATCTTCATAGATTCAGAGTCCTTCATCTTGCATTGGTTAAATCAGTCAATAAAATAGAACTTActattagtttgtttgtttgtctttttggtaaaaaaaaaaaaaaatagcaagaagCATTGCATAAATCTATGAAGTTGGCCAAAACAAGAGTCTGCCCAGGAGAGCATTCTGTAACATGAACAAAAATGAACATGGGGATAATGAGTTAAGATAGGGGGATTGTTTCAGTGTCCTGTAGATAGCTACAGTTAAGCATCCAAAAGCAGACCTACTATTCTCAGTAACTCAGTACAAGAAAATACATAGTATATAAGTCACATAAATGAACTTGAGAAAGAACTGTTAAAACAGACTGAGTACATTGTGAACCTTATAAGTGAGCTAGAAAAAGTGATGGAGTATTTGCCAAATAAGTGATGATATGTTTCTACTTTAATTTCCCCctgaaaataaaattctttttttaaagattttatttgtttatgagaaaaataggagagaaataaccagatatcactctggcacatgtgctgccggtgatcgaactcgggacctcatgcttgaaagtccaaagttttatcactgcaccactttCCGGACCACTGAAAATAAAATTCTATATGTATTCCtgaattaaataattataatatgAGCATACTTAAAGAAAACAATGATAAGTGTTTATTTTATACTAAACATAAAAGTAAAGTTTGTATAAAGATTTCTTATACTTTCAAGGCACCAGAATGTCCTGAGAATGAAGACGGAACACATCAATCCCAGGCTAATTGAACAAAGAATGACTATGCATTCTAGGTCTTCATCAATTCTTTATAAAGAAAGGGaagagttcctgctgtcttagacttTAGGAAGGCTTCAAAATTAGTAGTGGCTATTTCAGAATCCTGAAAAACTGACTGTAGATGGcactcatcttttaaaatttttatttataaaaaggaaacactgacaaaaaaataggataataggggtacaattctacacaattcccaccaccagaactctgcatcctgaACCATCCTTGAtagctttattattctttattgctctgggagtatggacccagagtcattatagggtgcagaaggtggaaggtctggcttctgtaactgcttccctgctgaacatgggccttgacaggtcgatccatactcccagcctgtctctctctttccctagtggggaagggctctggggaagtggggctccaggatacattggtgggggtcatctgatcagagaagtcaggttggcatcatggcagcatttggaacctggtggctgaaaaaagagttaacatataaaggcaaacaaactgttgactaatcatgaacctaaaggccagaatactgcaggtgaagagttgtgggtctccattttgtagatagttaataggcttattttagttatattccaaagggcccatgactacactagtggttttttttgtttgtttgttttttccctgagcctgagatctgatatgcaggtggacccaggttattatctgaggagatgatgtcatggctagaaaaagcatcagaaatctggatcagggaagagagtaggtccccAATacaggaaaggtatataaatattgttgactgtaaaccccactgatttgatctgatctggggcccatattcagcttaggaccctatgtgacctctgcatccctgtagatctgagctcacattctgtggtcatgagtaggaatgttccaagctgccccagtttcagaacccatcttcctcaggtggaacatagagtatgttatccagtctcccttcagaggatggaacattctctaccattgttgatctaaattgaggacaaggtcctataggggctcacaaaagggtctattgtgttgttactgatagagataaacagtaacaatggagagagggatttattcaaggtctaagcccatcatgtctgcttgaaaatctcaggactccctgattagtgcCCCacctgatgggatggcctgataatgactgaagagtcatcgttaaagtatgccagtctcttgcctttattcaactttttcagtccttactttgataaggttagcttggagtgagtgaggtagtgtaataggaagaaggtgaggagggtatctaagtctaagtagacactatttcattaagaactttatggtgtctttttaggtcttactacttgcttgctgcataaattgacttactacagactattgttcacttttgctttcagctatatattttatattttgccccaatttatagacacatgtgaacatataccctatctcatgggaagtgaaccacctgaaatggaattagagaacactatgaaaggaaatgtctcatccgagtaatgaggctgaagtgttgacaatccacgcctgacatctttggacacattctgaagtgaagcatgccaataTGGTACTGTTGCgttcattaggttgggatcagcagatgcgatatcatttggtatgaattgaaagaaacatgcaggtaagtgagccccaccctagaggttccatgactgggggaaatacaggttctatgaggaagcgggaggttcctgctgcctagggtttaagaaggcaataggtggttattgctataatcaaatgatttgaaattgggttaactttgaaaatccctttgttagaattagctgtatcatacacaacatcaccataatttatgttctctgacattatttgtatatagctgtatcttatagagtaatgccactggcttttctgttctacctggtctaagcttttaagagagtcaacatttcaaagactcagcctatggtctgtgcattaaaaagtttgagacattcaatcaatttttcccctctcatattaattaaataatgatttatctgactacaagttaataggactgtacagaaacaccatttcaaccaccaaaagactgtatcccatcctagCCTCCTCCCTCCTACTTCCTtctcccccagtgaagctgaacagccaccctcaccctcaacccacagaatttttctttggtgccctactccatattcAGTTAAAttgtgctttgagtttccctttctgttctttctcaacttctgttaatgagtgggatcatcccatactcatttttatctttctgacttagctcacttaacataattccttttagctctgtccaagatgggtcagagaaggtgagttcattatccttaatagctgcatagtattccattgtgtatatataccacagctttcccagccattcatctgttgttggacatctgggttgattccaggttttagctattatgaattgtactgctatgaacttaggtgtacacatatctttttggttgggtgttatggagtctttggagtatatccctaggaggggaattactgggtcatatggaaggtccatgtctagccttgtgagagtactccagactgctctccacagaggctggaccagtttacattcccaccagcagtgaagaagggttcctttgtccccacagcctttccaacatttgttgctgctgtccattttgatgtatgccattctcacaggagtgaggtggtatctcaatgttgtctttatttgcatttctctggcaatcagtgacctggaacaatttttcatgtgtttgttagccttttggatctcctctgttcataccctctgcccattttttgatggggtcatttgcttttttgttgttaagtttgctgagctctgtttatattttggttattagtctcttgtttatgtattttatagttcaaGGTCTAATatacagatctttggtccattttgagctaattttggttCATGGTGATAATTATcatttagtttcatttttctacatgtgactgtccaGTTCTCCCAGCACTATTTGTTAAAGACCCTTCTATTCCCTGTTATGTAGTTTTGTCCCCTTTATTGTATATAAAATGTCTATTCATGTGTGGGGTTATCTCCATACTGTATGTCCGGTTCCATTGGTTCATATGTCCATTTTTTGAtacagtaccacactgttttaactactattgatttgtagtataaactgaaattgAGAATTATGTatccaccattttttttcttttctctcaggaATTATTTTGctgttcaagtttttttttaatggtttcacATGAGTCTGGataaattttcattttccttgaaatatgtcattggaaTTTTAATAGGGGTTGCACTGATATTATAATAGCATAAGCCAGTGAGAAATCAACAAAGTGCATTATTTCAAAATATACACTTACTCATAAATTTACTTAGAAGTGTTTATTATTCTGTTAGTGATTTATCAATGCTTTACAAGAGCATAAGAAAGTTTTTTGTGTGTGATAAGCAGTTACACAATCAGATATTAAAGGTCAGGAAGAAATAGACATTGTCCTATAGATCCTTGGCCTCCTAGAGTCAGAAGCAATTATCCCACCGTTTATTACAAAATTGAACTTGTAAATTTACAGGTCTTTTTTGGGTTTTTGCGTTCCACCACTTTATACTTGCATGTCTTGTCATCCAGGATGGCTTCACACTTCTGCTCATTATAACCCATTGGTATTGCAGCGCTGTTATTGATACAAGAACAAGGTTTGCCAGAATACTCAGGACAGAGAACATGCAGTATACTTTCTTCCCAGAGTAGCCACATCACAGTTGTCTGAAATGCCAACCAGCCCCCACCAATTTCTCATTCCTCTTTGACTGATAACCCCAAAGTGTCACCTTCAGGGACCAGGACCCAAACACACAGAAAGTGCTCTGTGAACACACTGATATCATTCTCCAACTCCATCCAACATGGATAGAGAACAGCAGGAAAGGCTGACAACCCTCTGCAGGGCCAAGCAGCTTGTTTCAGCCTGACTCTTCTAGCTCTTCCTGCTCAGGAGTGGTCAGCTGTACTGCTGCCTGATTGCTTCATGAGAGAGATGTACAACACTGACATGGAGGCCAGTTTGAAGAACATGGCTATCCCAGGAATGAAGCCTCATTCTAGGGTGAGACAAGGACTCACATGCAGAAGGTGATGGAAACCAAAATATCTCCCTGGAAAAATCAGCCTATACACTCTAGAGTGAAAACAACTTTAGGACCCACTTTAAAAAACATCAACTACAGCTTACATATTCCCTCTGCCTGTTCTTGCAAATTGTCACATACCAAAGATGAAGAAAATCCAAATGAGTTCTAGAATAGCAATAAAACATTGAGTTTGCCTTTATATCTTCATCCAGCTATCTGCATGTAGGTATTTAATATGtgcttatcaaattaaaaaaaaaacaggagaaaatTAGAGGGCAATACAACCACAGCCACAGTCACAAACATGATTTAgtcttcaaaatgaataaaataaaggggCCACTGggttatggcacacctggttgagtgcacatgttataatgcgtaaggaccctggttcaagccccaggtccccatctgcaaagggaaagcatcgaaagtggtgaagcagggctgcaggtgtctgcctgtttctctctctgtctataacccacatacctctcaatttctggctgtctctatccataaataaataaaaagaaaaaataaaataaaatgaataaaatagagaTGTTAAAATCTAAATAAAACTAGGTCCTTATAATGAAATCAGACAGTCACATAAAGACAAATATTATTCAAGTTGAAGTTTATGGGCAAGACAGTGTAGTCAAATTCATAGAGCCAGAATACCAAATGGTGTTTTCCAGGAACAGTTGGTAGATAGATAAAAAGTTTcagttttgaaaaaagaaaggttTCTAGAAGCTGATACTTGAGAAGATTGCACCTAAAATTGGTGACTTAAAAGCACTGAAAATTTTTCTTAAATAGGTAAACGGAAAAATGCTGCTATCTACATTTACATTTACACAAAATAATACTTTATATTTGAATATGATTCAAATATAAAGATGAACTTGAAAGAGGGAGTAGCTATTCTTCAGAGAGAAGCCTAACAGTGGTAATATTCACCTATGCTCAGGTGGACTCTGAGATTGAGACTTACATGCTGCAACAAGAAATTTCTGTTTTGCCACAATCACACTGCATGCAATTCTTGGTCTTCCATGATGAATTCAGCTGGTGAGAGTTTCCTTCATCATCGGTGCATTCTAGAACAATACATGTGGCATTATTAGTGGGGCCCAAAATCATGCAACTAGAACTAGAACTTGCTTTTTAGGAGACTCATTCTTGTCCTGCCAACTGTATGTTGCACCCAAGAGAACAGGAATATCCTTGAATTTCACACTATCTAGAAAATGTTCTTCTTTTTCCACTTCAATTAATTTCTAGTATGTTGTAAATTATGTTAATTTACAACACTAGTACAGTTTACTTCATGCATGAATCATGTTTTAAAGTGCAGACCTTAAATTCTTTCAGACTTTATTTTAGAACAGACAGAAAAAGGAAGGCTGTCCTTTTCATTGACAGCTATTATAACCCAAGCAGTATTTGGTTCAAAATGGTTTTTATATTTCTTAATTTTGCTTGGTTTTATTAAACTGCCTCTGTAGAAATgtcttgtttctgcatttctcatTATTATCCATCAGATATTCTCAACCCAGAATACAGTTTGGAATCATAAAAAGATATGAAAATACCAGTCTATGCTGAAGGCCCAACCTGTAAAGTCAGAGTCATGGATATGTGGCTGTATCTCATATTTGCCAAAAGTTGACCAATTGATTATAATGTTAAACTAAGAGTAAACGCTGCTGTTCTAGGCCCATTCTGGTCCCAGAGTGCTTAAAGGACTTGCATCAGTACCACATCTGCTTGGTTACACAAGCAGACTCTGTCTTCCAGGTCCATTGAGTCAGACTTTATTTTAATACCTTGCCAAAGGGCCTTCAGGCACAAAAGAAGCTTGCTAAGTACTGCTTAGCCAAGTACTCACTGATGTTCAATCCTGAGTAATGTAGGAGTCTATCAAGAGCTTCAAAATGAATAGGACCTGTCCCAGATTCCTGAAAAATTTACTGTGGATGGTAATCATGTATTTTTCAAATTCACAATCTCTCCAGGATATTCTCCTTttgattttaaataatttctcattttttacacTTGTTAGTCCATAAGCATGCACATGTGCAAGCAAGTCTTTCACTAATCCCACTGCGAAAGTTTTAGTGCAGCAATATCCATACAGCAAATGCATACAGGCTGAGAATCCTGTACTGTACTAATAATGAATTGAATGggacccagttaagcatacacattacaatactcaaagaccagagttcaatcccccagtctccacctgtaaggagaagcttcaaaaatggtgaagctgggctgcaagtctctctctctttctctttcacccttcctctcaatttctcgatgtctctatctgataaataaagataaaaataaaataaaataatgaattgaATTCTTTCATTTTACCACATctctgttatatttttatttcatagattCAAAGGCCTTCATCTTGCATTGGTTGAATCAGACCACAAATGCTGAAAAATAAGACTTACCATTAGGtgattcatttgatttttttaggATTAAATAACAGGAAGAATTGCATAAAACTATCAAGGTGGCCAAAACCAAGAGTCTTCCCAGGAGAACATTCTGTAACATAAACAAGAATGGAAGAGGGGAGAATGA
Proteins encoded in this window:
- the MSMB gene encoding beta-microseminoprotein — translated: MVTMNVLLGRLLVLATLIVLCNSSCYLILKKSNESPNECTDDEGNSHQLNSSWKTKNCMQCDCGKTEISCCSIAAIPMGYNEQKCEAILDDKTCKYKVVERKNPKKTCKFTSSIL